A genomic stretch from Mariprofundus sp. NF includes:
- a CDS encoding glycosyltransferase family 2 protein yields the protein MAEPLISIVVPVYCEEQNVPLLVAEMAEKLPDLDYELILIDDGSDDGTVAAAKKARAEDARVVLVQLRRNFGQTAAMSAGFDAARGKYIVYMDGDLQTDPADIPRLLERLLEDDLDMVNGWRKDRQDASLSRNFPSKIANALIRSSTNVRMHDYGCPMKLMRADVAKNLRIYGEQHRFLPALASMYGAKIGEEVVTHRARQFGESKYGIGRTVRVLVDLLLVLFFQRFTDRPLQLFGPAGLISLAAGMFIDIWLTMDKIIFGADLASRPMLHLGSLLIVTGILLFGIGLMLEMQARTYYEATGRKHYSVRDEE from the coding sequence ATGGCCGAGCCACTGATTTCGATTGTCGTACCGGTTTACTGTGAAGAGCAGAATGTTCCACTATTGGTAGCCGAAATGGCCGAAAAACTTCCCGATCTCGATTATGAGCTGATTCTGATTGATGATGGCTCTGACGATGGCACTGTTGCTGCGGCGAAAAAGGCGCGGGCAGAAGATGCGCGTGTGGTGCTGGTACAGCTGCGTCGCAACTTTGGTCAAACTGCGGCCATGAGTGCCGGTTTTGACGCGGCTCGCGGTAAATATATTGTCTATATGGATGGTGATCTGCAGACCGATCCTGCTGATATTCCACGACTTCTGGAACGCCTGCTGGAAGATGATCTTGATATGGTCAATGGCTGGAGAAAGGATCGACAGGATGCCAGCCTGTCACGCAACTTCCCCTCCAAGATTGCCAATGCCCTGATCCGCAGCTCCACCAATGTGCGCATGCACGATTACGGTTGCCCGATGAAACTGATGCGTGCCGATGTAGCCAAAAATCTGCGTATCTACGGTGAACAGCACCGCTTCCTGCCTGCGCTTGCCTCGATGTATGGTGCCAAAATCGGCGAAGAGGTGGTCACCCACCGGGCACGCCAGTTTGGTGAGAGTAAATATGGCATCGGGCGCACAGTACGTGTGCTGGTTGATCTGCTGCTGGTGCTCTTCTTTCAACGCTTTACCGATCGCCCGTTGCAACTGTTTGGCCCTGCCGGTCTGATCTCACTGGCAGCAGGTATGTTCATCGATATCTGGCTGACTATGGATAAGATTATTTTCGGTGCAGATCTCGCCTCTCGTCCCATGTTGCATTTGGGTTCGCTGTTAATTGTCACAGGTATTCTGCTCTTCGGTATCGGTTTGATGCTGGAGATGCAGGCACGCACCTACTACGAAGCTACCGGTCGCAAGCACTATAGTGTGCGGGATGAAGAGTAA
- a CDS encoding glycosyltransferase family 39 protein → MAANDPIYRQPLFWLLLICAVNFFAFLGGHSLWDVDEPNNAVCAREMWLAGNWWVPMFNGDYRFDKPILIYWLMIPLNALFGVNEWSARLPSAMAMTGLVAVIWFMSRRLIVAAVVKLKEDERELIPLLAAGLFATSLHIIVIARAAVPDPLLMLSLGFTLPALLIVYLEEKKNRSKSMPKLLIAAYVAIGLGVLAKGPIAGLMPLLIMVCFLIVMKDWKSWVLFRPFKGAAIALLVAAPWYIAVGILTQGEWLEGFIFRHNIERFTDPLQGHKGFPGLYIATVLLGWFPWSGLLAAMLAFGAWRLKALREDPIRLFMLCWIGVYILFFSIARTQLPNYVLPLFPAAAMLMAFGWADATDAIRQRARLWLGWSALILSLAIVIGGGLALEKMWPGEGHYIVAMLPVVLASAWWIYSKRGELWLPLALSMLLSIVLLSGWSVTNIEHHKVSRVLAAKADAAGFDGNNLATFYYFQPTLLYYHGGRLPMLKNVKEVGQWLSQGRGLVLAQSALELLPKEIIPYLVVHERVFGMYARRWLLLVSLRPVDEGEEIPWPSH, encoded by the coding sequence ATGGCTGCTAATGATCCGATCTACAGGCAGCCGCTGTTCTGGTTGCTGCTGATATGCGCTGTTAATTTCTTTGCATTTCTCGGAGGCCATAGCCTGTGGGATGTTGATGAACCCAATAACGCGGTCTGTGCACGAGAGATGTGGCTGGCTGGAAACTGGTGGGTGCCGATGTTCAATGGCGACTACCGATTTGATAAACCGATCCTGATCTACTGGCTGATGATACCGCTGAATGCGCTCTTCGGTGTCAACGAGTGGAGCGCGCGTCTGCCATCGGCCATGGCGATGACCGGACTGGTTGCTGTGATCTGGTTTATGAGCCGCAGGCTGATTGTTGCTGCTGTAGTGAAACTGAAAGAGGATGAGCGCGAACTGATTCCGCTGCTGGCGGCGGGTCTGTTTGCTACTTCACTGCATATCATTGTTATTGCTCGCGCTGCGGTTCCTGACCCGCTACTGATGCTCAGCCTCGGTTTTACCCTGCCGGCGCTGCTGATTGTCTATCTCGAAGAGAAGAAAAATCGATCCAAATCGATGCCTAAGCTGTTGATTGCTGCATATGTAGCCATTGGTCTGGGTGTACTGGCTAAGGGGCCGATTGCCGGTTTGATGCCGCTGCTGATTATGGTCTGCTTCCTGATCGTCATGAAAGACTGGAAGAGCTGGGTGCTTTTCCGCCCCTTTAAGGGGGCTGCGATTGCGCTACTGGTGGCAGCTCCCTGGTATATCGCCGTAGGGATTCTGACCCAGGGTGAATGGTTAGAGGGTTTCATCTTCCGCCACAATATCGAGCGTTTTACCGATCCGCTGCAGGGCCATAAAGGTTTCCCCGGTCTCTATATCGCTACAGTTTTGCTGGGCTGGTTCCCATGGAGCGGGCTGCTGGCTGCGATGCTTGCCTTTGGCGCCTGGCGACTAAAAGCGCTGCGTGAAGATCCGATCCGTCTGTTTATGCTCTGCTGGATCGGTGTCTATATTCTCTTTTTCAGTATCGCCAGAACACAATTGCCCAACTATGTGTTACCTCTGTTTCCCGCTGCAGCGATGCTGATGGCTTTTGGCTGGGCCGATGCGACAGATGCCATTCGTCAGCGGGCCAGACTCTGGCTCGGCTGGTCAGCATTGATACTTTCACTGGCCATCGTGATCGGTGGTGGTTTGGCGCTTGAGAAGATGTGGCCCGGAGAGGGTCATTATATCGTGGCTATGCTGCCGGTTGTGCTTGCTTCTGCATGGTGGATTTACAGTAAACGGGGTGAGCTGTGGCTGCCGCTGGCACTCTCGATGCTGCTCTCGATAGTCCTGCTCTCAGGCTGGTCGGTTACCAATATCGAACATCATAAGGTGAGTCGCGTGCTTGCAGCTAAAGCTGATGCGGCCGGTTTTGACGGCAATAATCTGGCCACATTTTACTATTTTCAGCCCACTCTGCTCTACTACCACGGCGGGCGTCTGCCGATGCTGAAAAATGTAAAAGAGGTGGGGCAGTGGTTGAGTCAGGGCAGGGGGCTTGTGCTTGCGCAGTCGGCACTGGAACTGTTACCCAAAGAGATTATACCCTATCTTGTCGTGCATGAGCGCGTTTTTGGCATGTATGCGCGCAGATGGTTGCTTCTGGTCAGTTTAAGACCAGTGGATGAGGGAGAGGAGATTCCATGGCCGAGCCACTGA
- a CDS encoding YggT family protein yields MYILGYFLQALAAVVDVVLTMAMIVVIARAVLSWVSPDPYNPVVRIINQFSEPLLFPVRKRVPYISGIDLSPLIVLLIIMFLNNFLVPTLQRIAHQMIQGG; encoded by the coding sequence ATGTATATTCTCGGTTATTTTTTACAGGCACTGGCGGCTGTGGTCGATGTCGTGCTGACCATGGCAATGATTGTGGTTATCGCCAGAGCAGTGCTCTCATGGGTTTCTCCTGACCCCTATAATCCGGTGGTGCGGATCATTAACCAGTTTTCTGAACCGCTGCTCTTTCCTGTTCGTAAAAGAGTGCCCTATATTAGTGGTATCGATCTCTCGCCGCTTATCGTGCTGCTGATTATCATGTTTTTGAATAACTTCCTTGTGCCTACGCTACAACGTATCGCCCATCAGATGATTCAGGGTGGCTGA
- the proC gene encoding pyrroline-5-carboxylate reductase, which produces MQDLTIAFIGGGNMAEALIAGLRRAGHAGEQIIVADPQQQRRQFLTEQYAVRTTEDNSVATAAADLLVLAMKPQQMKDALAGLSDHLKADASVISIAAGVSAAAMQAWLGASANIVRVMPNTPALVGAGMSVLFSDADELHKARAEYLLKACGESVRVEKESQMHAVTALSGSGPAYFFLLAEVMQAAGEKLGLPTELAAKLAAQTALGAGKMLVESDCTSEELRHRVTSPGGTTQAALDMMYEMGLPAAVRQGVVAASKRSEELSGPASTK; this is translated from the coding sequence ATGCAGGATTTAACAATCGCATTTATTGGCGGCGGCAACATGGCCGAGGCACTCATTGCCGGATTGCGGCGTGCCGGTCATGCCGGTGAGCAAATTATTGTTGCTGATCCACAGCAGCAGCGCCGTCAGTTTCTGACAGAGCAGTACGCTGTCAGAACTACCGAGGATAACAGTGTGGCTACCGCTGCCGCTGACCTGCTGGTATTGGCGATGAAACCTCAACAGATGAAAGATGCGCTTGCAGGGTTGAGTGATCATCTTAAAGCCGATGCCAGTGTGATCAGTATAGCTGCAGGTGTAAGCGCCGCAGCGATGCAGGCGTGGCTTGGTGCCAGCGCCAATATCGTGCGGGTGATGCCCAATACACCGGCGTTGGTGGGGGCTGGTATGTCGGTGCTGTTCAGCGATGCTGATGAACTGCATAAAGCGCGTGCTGAATATCTTCTTAAGGCCTGCGGTGAATCCGTACGCGTTGAGAAAGAGTCACAGATGCATGCAGTTACTGCACTCTCCGGTAGTGGTCCTGCCTACTTCTTTCTGCTGGCCGAGGTGATGCAGGCGGCCGGTGAGAAACTGGGACTTCCCACCGAGCTGGCGGCCAAGCTGGCGGCACAGACTGCGCTGGGGGCTGGAAAAATGCTGGTTGAGAGTGATTGTACGTCAGAAGAGCTCAGACATCGGGTAACCAGTCCGGGTGGTACCACTCAGGCTGCGCTGGATATGATGTATGAGATGGGGCTTCCTGCAGCCGTGCGACAGGGTGTTGTGGCAGCCAGTAAACGAAGTGAGGAGTTGAGTGGCCCTGCCAGCACGAAGTAA